In Phocoena phocoena chromosome 3, mPhoPho1.1, whole genome shotgun sequence, a single window of DNA contains:
- the LOC136120284 gene encoding LOW QUALITY PROTEIN: zinc finger protein 419-like (The sequence of the model RefSeq protein was modified relative to this genomic sequence to represent the inferred CDS: substituted 1 base at 1 genomic stop codon) has protein sequence MSVLVEKDVLYLADNMFTCREVEKAFLGSLGCPQHQPSHDGEHPRRSRQRREVSHPGQEHHTCSECGKAFSKKFKFAEHLRVHTGEKPYECSDCGKFFRHSSSLIHHQKVHTGERPYECCNCEKVFAHKYKLFEHQRIHTGKRPYECNXCGKAFLCKDSLVQHQKIHTGENPHKCGECGKCFLYKNNLLVHQRIHSGERPYGCSKCGKSFVFKKRLLYHQRIHTGERPYMCSECGKAYVYKGTLNGKVKLAEHQRIHTGERPYKCNECEKAFMCKYTLVQHQKVHTGVKPFKCSECGKPFTYKTSLVVRQRIHTRERPYMCSECGEVFVYKDISPNKIYRLPTNT, from the exons ATGAGCGTCCTGGTGGAGAAAGATGTTTTGTACTTGGCTGACAATATGTTCACGTGCAGAGAGGTTGAGAAGGCTTTCCTAGGCAGCTTAGGCTGTCCCCAGCACCAGCCCTCCCACGATGGAGAGCATCCACGTAGAAGCAGGCAGAGAAGGGAAGTCTCTCACCCTGGGCAAGAGCATCACACGTGCAGTGAATGTGGCAAAGCCTTCAGTAAAAAGTTTAAATTCGCAGAGCACCTgagagttcacactggagaaaaacctTATGAGTGCAGTGACTGTGGGAAGTTCTTTAGACACAGCTCCAGTCTTATTCATCATCAGAAAGttcacacaggagaaaggccttatgagtgctgTAATTGTGAGAAAGTCTTTGCCCACAAATATAAACTTTTTGAGCACCAGAGAATCCACACTGGAAAAAGACCATATGAGTGTAAttaatgtgggaaagccttcctTTGCAAGGATTCACTTGTTCAGCACCAAAAAATCCACACTGGAGAAAATCCTCATAAATGTGGTGAATGTGGAAAGTGCTTCCTGTACAAAAATAACCTTCTTGTGCACCAGAGGATCCAcagtggagaaaggccttatgggTGTAGCAAATGTGGGAAGTCCTTTGTCTTCAAAAAAAGGCTTCTTTATCACCAGCGaatccacactggagaaaggccttacatgtgcagtgaatgtgggaaagcctatGTCTACAAAGGAA CTCTCAATGGCAAAGTTAAACTTGCTGAGCACCAGAGAATCCATACTGGAGAAAGACCCTATAAGTGTAATGAATGTGAGAAAGCCTTCATGTGCAAGTATACACTTGTTCAGCACCAAAAAGTCCACACTGGAGTAAAGCCTTTtaaatgcagtgaatgtgggaagcCCTTCACTTACAAAACAAGTCTTGTTGTCCGTCAGAGAATCCACACTAGAGAAAGGCCTTAtatgtgcagtgaatgtggggaAGTCTTTGTCTacaaagacatttctccaaataagatatacagattgccaacaaacacatga